One region of Brachybacterium saurashtrense genomic DNA includes:
- a CDS encoding WD40 repeat domain-containing protein: MSRRRFLGLAGVGSAFALLGACDGTEEGTGMDPEATPAAGACQEGAVAARTDPDGSDGGGASRTGVDPSVVAPGALAVSPDGVALAAAAGLGATRSGSGSTAVGTTLWSTADGSVSARFDNARTGALAWHPGGSLLAVGGSEQIELTTPEGEVRWTLAGHGEPLPDSGRRRIQDLAFSADGELLASLGADRTVRLWRGISEAGCTPGEVLDTTALRPLSIALSPDGSTLAVCGTAGAPQL, encoded by the coding sequence ATGAGCCGGCGGCGCTTCCTGGGGCTCGCGGGCGTCGGCTCCGCGTTCGCGCTGCTCGGCGCCTGCGACGGGACCGAGGAGGGGACGGGGATGGACCCGGAGGCGACACCTGCGGCCGGCGCGTGCCAGGAGGGCGCGGTGGCCGCGCGCACGGATCCCGACGGGAGCGACGGCGGCGGAGCCTCCCGCACCGGTGTCGACCCCTCCGTCGTGGCGCCCGGGGCGCTGGCGGTCTCGCCCGACGGGGTGGCGCTCGCCGCGGCCGCCGGTCTGGGCGCGACACGCTCGGGCTCCGGCTCGACCGCCGTCGGCACGACGCTCTGGAGCACGGCGGACGGGAGTGTGAGCGCACGCTTCGACAACGCGCGCACCGGCGCGCTGGCCTGGCATCCCGGTGGCTCGCTGCTCGCTGTCGGGGGCTCGGAGCAGATCGAGCTGACCACCCCCGAGGGAGAGGTGCGCTGGACCCTCGCCGGACACGGCGAACCGCTCCCGGACAGCGGGCGGCGCCGCATCCAGGACCTCGCCTTCTCCGCGGACGGCGAGCTCCTCGCCTCCCTCGGGGCCGACAGGACGGTGCGGCTGTGGCGCGGGATCAGCGAGGCGGGCTGCACCCCCGGCGAGGTCCTCGACACCACGGCGCTGCGGCCCCTGTCGATCGCGCTCTCCCCCGACGGATCGACCCTGGCGGTGTGCGGCACCGCGGGAGCTCCTCAGCTGTGA
- a CDS encoding GNAT family N-acetyltransferase, which translates to MADPARLEPVTLAGHGIRLEPLTEAHVPGLRAVVADGEIHRLPFAPHVPAPEEVEGAVAGLREDVDAGTRLAWAVVREADERVVGLSTFMNLALDDRGLEIGNTYLAGSVHRTGVNTAMKRLLLGHAFDTLDLLRVEFRVHHLNLASRRAVEALGAQQDGILRAHRILPDGSVRHTVVYSILPLEWPGIRAMLDARLVRLGG; encoded by the coding sequence GTGGCTGACCCGGCCCGTCTGGAGCCGGTGACCCTCGCCGGGCACGGGATCCGCCTCGAGCCGCTCACCGAGGCGCACGTGCCGGGCCTGCGCGCGGTCGTGGCCGACGGGGAGATCCACCGCCTGCCCTTCGCCCCGCACGTGCCCGCCCCGGAGGAGGTCGAGGGCGCCGTCGCCGGGCTCCGCGAGGACGTCGACGCCGGCACCCGCCTCGCCTGGGCCGTCGTGCGCGAGGCGGACGAGCGCGTGGTGGGGCTGAGCACCTTCATGAACCTCGCGCTCGACGACCGGGGCCTCGAGATCGGGAACACCTATCTGGCCGGCTCCGTGCACCGCACCGGCGTGAACACGGCGATGAAGCGCCTGCTGCTCGGCCATGCCTTCGACACCCTCGACCTGCTGCGCGTCGAGTTCCGGGTCCACCACCTGAACCTCGCCTCGCGCCGCGCCGTCGAGGCCCTCGGCGCGCAGCAGGACGGGATCCTGCGCGCCCATCGCATCCTGCCCGACGGCTCGGTGCGCCACACCGTCGTGTACTCGATCCTCCCCCTCGAGTGGCCGGGGATCCGGGCGATGCTGGATGCGCGGCTCGTGCGGCTGGGCGGCTGA
- a CDS encoding glycosyltransferase family 4 protein, with the protein MKIAIVTETFLPSVDGVVTRLRHAVERFTDLGHEVMVIAPELGVTEHHGARVVGIRPVTLPFYKHRRFTLPSPTVDGIIRGFHPDVVHAAQPILLASSGAFAAHRQRIPLVASYHTHIPRYLDLYRAYRWGKPAVWWQIKRNHALADVNIATSESMKAELVAQGLHNLHVVRRGVDTQTFHPRFASEAMRERLTQGHPGKKLLVFVGRLAAEKEIHRLRPMMERRDDVALAIVGDGPFRGELEELFAGTHTLFPGFMEGEELASAFASADGFVFPSVTETLGLVILEGMASGLPVVAARSGPTMEQVTDGVNGLLFDSGDEASLDAALTRLGDGDLRGRIREAARAEAEQFSWENASDDLLRYYEMAIEEHGSGRG; encoded by the coding sequence GTGAAGATCGCGATCGTCACGGAGACCTTCCTGCCCTCCGTCGACGGCGTGGTGACCCGGCTGCGCCACGCCGTCGAGCGGTTCACGGACCTCGGTCACGAGGTGATGGTGATCGCCCCCGAGCTCGGCGTGACCGAGCATCACGGGGCCCGGGTGGTGGGCATCCGCCCGGTGACGCTGCCGTTCTACAAGCATCGGCGCTTCACCCTCCCCAGCCCCACCGTGGACGGCATCATCCGCGGCTTCCACCCGGACGTGGTCCACGCCGCCCAGCCGATCCTGCTCGCCTCCTCCGGCGCCTTCGCCGCGCACCGCCAGCGGATCCCGCTGGTGGCGAGCTATCACACGCACATCCCTCGCTACCTGGACCTGTACCGGGCCTACCGGTGGGGGAAGCCCGCGGTGTGGTGGCAGATCAAGCGCAATCACGCCCTGGCCGACGTCAACATCGCCACCTCGGAGTCGATGAAGGCCGAGCTCGTCGCGCAGGGCCTGCACAACCTGCACGTGGTGCGCCGCGGCGTGGACACGCAGACCTTCCACCCCCGCTTCGCGAGCGAGGCGATGCGCGAGCGCCTCACCCAGGGGCATCCGGGCAAGAAGCTGCTGGTGTTCGTGGGCCGGCTCGCGGCGGAGAAGGAGATCCACCGCCTCCGGCCGATGATGGAGCGCCGTGACGACGTGGCGCTCGCGATCGTGGGCGACGGCCCGTTCCGTGGCGAGCTCGAGGAGCTCTTCGCCGGCACCCACACCCTGTTCCCCGGCTTCATGGAGGGGGAGGAGCTCGCCAGCGCCTTCGCCAGCGCGGACGGTTTCGTGTTCCCCTCGGTCACCGAGACCCTGGGCCTCGTGATCCTCGAGGGCATGGCCTCCGGCCTGCCGGTGGTCGCGGCGCGGTCCGGGCCGACGATGGAGCAGGTCACCGACGGGGTGAACGGGCTGCTGTTCGATTCCGGGGACGAGGCGAGCCTGGACGCCGCGCTCACCCGCCTCGGCGACGGGGACCTGCGCGGCCGCATCCGCGAGGCCGCCCGTGCCGAGGCGGAGCAGTTCTCCTGGGAGAACGCCTCCGACGACCTGCTGCGCTATTACGAGATGGCGATCGAGGAGCACGGGAGCGGTCGTGGCTGA
- a CDS encoding NAD-dependent epimerase/dehydratase family protein, protein MKIVVAGGDGFCGWPTALYLSQKGHDVTIVDNLVRREIDVELGSNSVTPILPLEERVAVWKEVSGKDIAVRIADLTDYDDVSAIFQEIQPESFVHFAEHRSAPYSMIDREHAIENHRNNVEGTLNVLWAIKDFAPDCHLVKLGTMGEYGQPNIDIEEGWIEIEHKGRKDRLPFPKAPGSFYHLTKVHDSDNIMFACRVWGTRATDLNQGVVYGLETDETRLDPRLVNRFDYDAVFGTALNRFLIQAAIGHDLTVYGNGSQTRGYLDIQDTVRCIEIACLNPAERGEFRVYNQFTEQFSVKELAEKVQKVAADLGTEVALSTVENPRVEKYDHYYNAVNTNLLDLGLEPHLLTDEHLTEVLKVAMNNTDRVKRELVMPTVTWK, encoded by the coding sequence ATGAAGATCGTCGTCGCCGGTGGAGATGGATTCTGCGGCTGGCCCACTGCCCTCTACCTCTCGCAGAAGGGCCACGACGTCACGATCGTGGACAACCTGGTGCGCCGCGAGATCGACGTGGAGCTCGGCTCCAACTCGGTCACCCCGATCCTCCCGCTGGAGGAGCGCGTCGCCGTGTGGAAGGAGGTCTCCGGCAAGGACATCGCCGTGCGGATCGCGGACCTCACCGACTACGACGACGTCTCCGCGATCTTCCAGGAGATCCAGCCGGAGTCCTTCGTGCACTTCGCCGAGCACCGCTCCGCCCCCTACTCGATGATCGACCGCGAGCACGCGATCGAGAACCACCGCAACAACGTCGAGGGCACCCTCAACGTGCTGTGGGCGATCAAGGACTTCGCCCCGGACTGCCACCTCGTCAAGCTCGGCACCATGGGCGAGTACGGCCAGCCGAACATCGACATCGAGGAGGGCTGGATCGAGATCGAGCACAAGGGCCGCAAGGACCGCCTCCCGTTCCCGAAGGCCCCGGGCTCCTTCTACCACCTCACCAAGGTGCACGACAGCGACAACATCATGTTCGCCTGCCGCGTGTGGGGCACCCGCGCCACGGACCTCAACCAGGGCGTGGTGTACGGCCTCGAGACCGACGAGACCCGCCTGGACCCCCGCCTGGTCAACCGCTTCGACTACGACGCGGTGTTCGGCACGGCCCTGAACCGCTTCCTCATCCAGGCCGCCATCGGCCACGACCTCACCGTCTACGGCAACGGCTCCCAGACCCGCGGCTACCTCGACATCCAGGACACGGTGCGCTGCATCGAGATCGCCTGCCTGAACCCCGCCGAGCGCGGCGAGTTCCGGGTGTACAACCAGTTCACCGAGCAGTTCTCCGTCAAGGAGCTCGCCGAGAAGGTGCAGAAGGTGGCCGCGGACCTCGGCACGGAGGTGGCGCTGTCCACCGTCGAGAACCCGCGCGTGGAGAAGTACGACCACTACTACAATGCCGTCAACACCAACCTGCTCGACCTGGGCCTGGAGCCCCACCTGCTCACCGACGAGCACCTCACCGAGGTGCTCAAGGTGGCGATGAACAACACCGATCGCGTCAAGCGCGAGCTGGTCATGCCCACCGTCACCTGGAAGTGA
- the folP gene encoding dihydropteroate synthase, protein MNDTQDEGPAGRPLTMGSTVSRAPEAVLDALSPAHSAARSPAPRPLPDTSRRVLVMAIVNRTRDSFFDEGRTWALEAAVAAGLDAAAQGADLVDVGGVKFAPGDPLPAQEEGERVVPVVEQLRARLPAHVLISVDTFHAAVAREAIAAGADLVNDTTGLSDPEMAPTVAARGASLVLTHSAAAPRRPLPRPRYDDVVGEVREFLAARLERALEAGIPRERIVLDPGPDLNKSTVQTLELLRGWEEFTGFDLPLLAALSRKDVVGESLGLPKEERLEGSLAAAAWTIRLGARILRVHDVEPTVRMVRMLEVIAGWRAPAGPLVHNA, encoded by the coding sequence ATGAACGACACACAGGACGAGGGCCCGGCGGGTCGTCCGCTCACGATGGGATCCACTGTATCCCGCGCCCCCGAGGCGGTGCTGGACGCCCTCTCACCTGCCCACTCCGCTGCCCGCTCCCCCGCCCCGCGGCCCCTGCCGGACACCTCCCGCCGCGTGCTCGTGATGGCGATCGTGAACCGCACCCGGGACTCCTTCTTCGACGAGGGACGCACCTGGGCGCTCGAGGCCGCGGTAGCCGCCGGGCTGGACGCCGCGGCGCAGGGCGCGGACCTCGTGGACGTGGGCGGGGTCAAGTTCGCCCCCGGGGACCCGCTGCCCGCCCAGGAGGAGGGCGAGCGGGTGGTCCCGGTGGTCGAGCAGCTGCGCGCCCGGCTCCCCGCCCATGTGCTGATCTCGGTGGACACCTTCCACGCCGCCGTGGCCCGGGAGGCGATCGCGGCGGGCGCGGACCTCGTCAACGACACCACCGGGCTCTCGGACCCGGAGATGGCGCCGACGGTCGCCGCGCGCGGGGCCTCGCTGGTGCTCACCCACTCGGCCGCCGCGCCGCGCCGCCCCCTGCCCCGCCCCCGGTACGACGACGTGGTGGGCGAGGTGCGGGAGTTCCTCGCCGCGCGCCTCGAGCGCGCCCTGGAGGCCGGGATCCCCCGGGAGCGGATCGTGCTGGACCCGGGCCCGGACCTCAACAAGTCCACCGTGCAGACCCTCGAGCTGCTGCGCGGCTGGGAGGAGTTCACCGGCTTCGACCTCCCCCTGCTGGCGGCGCTGTCCCGCAAGGACGTGGTGGGCGAGTCGCTGGGGCTGCCCAAGGAGGAGCGGCTGGAGGGGTCCCTCGCCGCGGCCGCCTGGACGATCCGGCTCGGGGCGCGGATCCTGCGCGTGCACGACGTGGAGCCGACGGTGCGGATGGTGCGGATGCTCGAGGTGATCGCCGGCTGGCGCGCACCGGCCGGGCCGCTGGTCCACAACGCCTGA
- a CDS encoding serine hydrolase domain-containing protein, translating to MSALDLLDAFGVEAAAIVLGPEGERARRGDVRRIRPWRSVTKALTGVAAALALQDGAVTLEDEAGPPGSTLRHLLCHASGFFYESASTLQPPGRRRHYSNYGIDEAGRHLERALGRDLGDIVQERIADPLGMRDLVWEGSASVGAHGPLDDLALFAAELLRPTLLAPRWHAELTRPQLPALEGIMPGFGKQSPNPFGLGLEVRGEKSPHWTGIGNSPATVGHFGMRGTAFWVDPVADLALVVGTSLDFCDTHREVMPRLADAVLAEHG from the coding sequence ATGAGCGCGCTCGACCTGCTCGACGCGTTCGGCGTCGAGGCCGCGGCGATCGTGCTGGGCCCCGAGGGGGAGCGGGCGCGCCGCGGGGACGTGCGACGGATCCGCCCCTGGCGTTCGGTCACCAAGGCGCTCACCGGCGTCGCCGCCGCCCTCGCCCTGCAGGACGGCGCGGTGACCCTCGAGGACGAGGCCGGGCCGCCCGGCTCCACGCTGCGCCACCTGCTCTGTCACGCCTCCGGGTTCTTCTACGAGTCCGCGAGCACGCTGCAGCCCCCCGGGCGGCGCCGTCACTACTCCAACTACGGCATCGACGAGGCGGGGCGGCACCTCGAACGGGCGCTGGGCCGGGACCTCGGGGACATCGTCCAGGAGCGGATCGCCGACCCGCTGGGCATGCGCGACCTGGTGTGGGAGGGCTCGGCCTCCGTGGGCGCCCACGGCCCGCTCGACGACCTCGCCCTGTTCGCGGCCGAGCTGCTGCGCCCCACCCTGCTCGCGCCGCGCTGGCACGCCGAGCTGACGCGGCCCCAGCTGCCCGCGCTCGAGGGGATCATGCCCGGCTTCGGGAAGCAGAGCCCGAATCCCTTCGGCCTGGGACTCGAGGTGCGCGGCGAGAAGTCCCCGCACTGGACGGGCATCGGCAACAGCCCGGCCACCGTGGGGCACTTCGGGATGCGCGGCACCGCCTTCTGGGTGGACCCGGTGGCCGATCTCGCCCTGGTGGTGGGCACCTCGCTGGACTTCTGCGACACCCACCGCGAGGTGATGCCGCGCCTCGCCGACGCGGTGCTGGCCGAGCACGGCTGA
- a CDS encoding serine hydrolase domain-containing protein has protein sequence MPEIPIDLDAAHALGVTDARAAVHVQGEPERLFDLASVSKPLTALAVLIAVERGLVDLDEPAGPEGATVRHLLAHTAGYPFEGEETVSAVGARRVYSNTGFEVLAAHVAEATGYDFPQWMEQTVVQGLDLVDLEVDGSPAAGYRGTIRDLLAVGRELLAPTLLSAALHEEMRTVQFPGLAGILPGYGRQSPNDWGLGVEIRGHKDPHWTGAHSSPRTVGHFGQSGSFLWADPEAGLACAFLGAIPFGPEHVRIWPGLTDAVLDRFGEGAARG, from the coding sequence ATGCCCGAGATCCCGATCGACCTCGACGCCGCCCATGCGCTCGGCGTCACCGATGCCCGCGCCGCGGTGCACGTGCAGGGCGAGCCGGAGCGGCTGTTCGACCTCGCCAGCGTCTCCAAGCCCCTCACCGCGCTCGCCGTGCTGATCGCGGTGGAGCGCGGGCTGGTGGACCTCGACGAGCCGGCCGGCCCCGAGGGGGCCACCGTGCGCCACCTGCTCGCCCACACCGCCGGCTACCCCTTCGAGGGCGAGGAGACGGTCAGCGCCGTGGGCGCCCGCCGCGTCTACTCGAACACCGGCTTCGAGGTGCTCGCCGCCCACGTCGCGGAGGCCACCGGCTACGACTTCCCCCAGTGGATGGAGCAGACGGTGGTGCAGGGGCTGGACCTCGTGGACCTCGAGGTGGACGGCTCCCCGGCCGCCGGGTACCGCGGCACGATCCGGGACCTGCTCGCCGTGGGCCGCGAGCTGCTCGCCCCCACCCTGCTCTCGGCCGCCCTCCACGAGGAGATGCGCACCGTGCAGTTCCCGGGCCTGGCCGGGATCCTCCCCGGCTACGGCCGCCAGTCGCCCAACGACTGGGGGCTCGGGGTGGAGATCCGCGGGCACAAGGACCCGCACTGGACGGGCGCGCACTCCTCCCCGCGCACCGTCGGGCACTTCGGCCAGTCCGGCTCGTTCCTCTGGGCGGATCCCGAGGCGGGGCTCGCCTGCGCCTTCCTCGGCGCGATCCCGTTCGGGCCCGAGCACGTGCGGATCTGGCCCGGGCTCACCGACGCGGTGCTCGACCGCTTCGGGGAGGGGGCCGCGCGCGGATGA
- a CDS encoding FhaA domain-containing protein — MGILDRIERGLDRGVTSVFSPGRGQLKPLDLAQGLKRECDDQIQVLDRTRTLAPNVYSIYLHSQDYDRFVSWQDTLLDELQRVLMEHAEKQRYMFVGAVSVSLERDDEVRAGRFETESRTERGSVAPATGAAQAGPGGSPIVEIDGQQYLLTGPVTVIGRGGDADIILEDTGVSRHHLELRAEPDGSLVATDLGSTNGTFVDGERIRTPVALQDRSLLKIGRTRLTVLLPAAGPVSW, encoded by the coding sequence GTGGGGATCTTGGATCGGATCGAGCGCGGCCTCGACCGCGGCGTGACGAGCGTCTTCTCGCCCGGTCGCGGGCAGCTGAAGCCGCTCGACCTGGCGCAGGGGCTCAAGCGCGAGTGCGACGACCAGATCCAGGTGCTGGACCGCACCCGCACCCTCGCCCCGAACGTCTACTCGATCTACCTGCACTCCCAGGACTACGACCGTTTCGTCTCCTGGCAGGACACCCTGCTCGACGAGCTGCAGCGCGTGCTGATGGAGCACGCGGAGAAGCAGCGCTACATGTTCGTGGGCGCCGTCTCCGTCTCGCTGGAGCGGGACGACGAGGTGCGCGCCGGGCGCTTCGAGACCGAGTCCCGCACCGAGCGGGGCAGCGTCGCTCCCGCCACCGGCGCCGCGCAGGCCGGCCCCGGCGGCAGCCCGATCGTGGAGATCGACGGCCAGCAGTACCTGCTCACGGGCCCGGTCACGGTGATCGGCCGCGGCGGCGACGCCGACATCATCCTCGAGGACACCGGCGTGTCCCGCCATCACCTCGAGCTGCGCGCCGAGCCGGACGGCTCCCTGGTCGCCACCGACCTCGGCTCCACCAACGGCACCTTCGTGGACGGGGAGCGGATCCGCACCCCCGTGGCACTCCAGGACCGCTCGCTGCTGAAGATCGGCCGCACCCGTCTGACCGTGCTGCTCCCCGCGGCCGGCCCGGTCAGCTGGTGA
- a CDS encoding FHA domain-containing protein FhaB/FipA: MSELTLVALRLGFVLALWIFVVVVVLVLRNDLFGTTVVTRSSRDPRREQRPASGPIGGAAAAAGAEPGQLRTSPEVTQAAMVVTAGPLRGTSLTLGSTPILIGRAPECTLVLDDDYASNRHARVFQREGEWMVEDLGSTNGTLVSDRRIEGAVPFRPGARVRIGRTEIELRRGPR, from the coding sequence ATGAGCGAGCTGACACTGGTCGCCCTGCGCCTGGGCTTCGTGCTGGCGCTGTGGATCTTCGTGGTCGTGGTGGTGCTGGTGCTGCGCAACGACCTGTTCGGCACCACGGTGGTGACCCGTTCCAGCCGCGACCCGCGGCGCGAGCAGCGCCCCGCCTCCGGGCCGATCGGCGGGGCCGCCGCGGCGGCCGGCGCCGAGCCGGGCCAGCTGCGCACCTCCCCCGAGGTGACCCAGGCCGCGATGGTGGTGACGGCGGGTCCGCTGCGCGGCACCTCGCTCACGCTGGGCTCCACCCCGATCCTCATCGGCCGCGCCCCCGAGTGCACGCTGGTGCTGGACGACGACTACGCCTCCAACCGCCACGCCCGCGTGTTCCAGCGCGAGGGCGAGTGGATGGTGGAGGATCTGGGCTCGACCAACGGCACGCTGGTCTCCGACCGACGGATCGAGGGTGCCGTGCCGTTCCGGCCCGGCGCCCGGGTGCGGATCGGTCGCACGGAGATCGAACTGAGACGAGGTCCGCGATGA
- a CDS encoding PP2C family protein-serine/threonine phosphatase, producing the protein MSIALRYAARSDVGLVRSNNQDSGYAGSHLLVVADGMGGHAGGDVASSVAIGRLAQLDSETPASDIVATLEETVLQANQEILRRARDEPQLRGLGTTITALLRSEGKFALAHIGDSRAYLLRGGETTQITKDHTFVQRLLDEGRLTEDEAERHPQRSVLMRVLGDVDADPELDLSLRPAHAGDRWLLCSDGLSGLVSLDTIDATLLEFTDPGECADALVQLALKGGGPDNITCIVADVVDLEALPRGEEAPSTTPQIVGSAARNRNAPTSASGPAAKAAALTREDPDIPYEDEDFSEEEPPRRSPWPALVAVTLLIAVLGGVLWAGWSWSQRQYFVGTDGTSVVLYRGLSQDLGPLPMSEPVEVTDIALEDLPEVTRRQVESTISASDRDAAEAIIDRLEQVAQSNLPPPAVSPAPSDGGGASDAGGASDDGGTT; encoded by the coding sequence ATGAGCATCGCCCTGCGCTACGCCGCCCGCTCCGACGTCGGGCTCGTGCGGTCCAACAACCAGGACTCCGGCTACGCCGGCAGCCACCTGCTGGTGGTGGCCGACGGGATGGGCGGGCACGCCGGCGGCGACGTCGCCTCCTCGGTGGCGATCGGCCGCCTGGCCCAGCTCGACTCGGAGACCCCCGCCTCGGACATCGTCGCCACCCTCGAGGAGACGGTGCTGCAGGCGAACCAGGAGATCCTGCGCCGCGCCCGGGACGAGCCGCAGCTGCGCGGGCTGGGCACCACCATCACCGCGCTGCTGCGCTCGGAGGGCAAGTTCGCCCTCGCGCACATCGGCGACTCCCGCGCCTATCTGCTGCGCGGCGGCGAGACCACCCAGATCACCAAGGACCACACCTTCGTGCAGCGCCTGCTGGACGAGGGCCGGCTCACCGAGGACGAGGCCGAGCGCCACCCGCAGCGCTCGGTGCTGATGCGCGTGCTGGGCGACGTGGACGCCGATCCCGAGCTGGACCTCTCGCTGCGCCCCGCCCACGCCGGGGACCGCTGGCTGCTGTGCTCGGACGGCCTCTCCGGACTGGTCTCCCTGGACACCATCGACGCGACGCTGCTCGAGTTCACCGATCCCGGCGAGTGCGCCGACGCGCTGGTTCAGCTCGCCCTCAAGGGCGGCGGCCCCGACAACATCACCTGCATCGTCGCGGACGTGGTGGACCTCGAGGCGCTGCCCCGGGGCGAGGAGGCGCCCAGCACCACCCCGCAGATCGTCGGCTCGGCGGCGCGCAACCGCAACGCGCCCACCAGCGCCTCCGGCCCCGCCGCGAAGGCGGCCGCGCTCACCCGCGAGGACCCGGACATCCCCTACGAGGACGAGGACTTCTCCGAGGAGGAGCCGCCGCGCCGCAGCCCCTGGCCGGCCCTGGTGGCGGTGACGCTGCTGATCGCCGTGCTGGGCGGCGTGCTGTGGGCGGGCTGGTCCTGGTCGCAGCGGCAGTACTTCGTGGGCACCGACGGCACCAGCGTGGTGCTGTACCGGGGCCTGTCCCAAGACCTCGGGCCGTTGCCGATGTCGGAGCCCGTGGAGGTCACGGACATCGCCCTGGAGGACCTGCCCGAGGTGACCCGCCGCCAGGTGGAGAGCACCATCTCCGCCTCGGACCGCGACGCCGCCGAGGCGATCATCGACCGGCTCGAGCAGGTCGCGCAGTCGAACCTGCCGCCTCCGGCGGTCTCCCCCGCACCCTCCGACGGCGGTGGGGCCTCCGATGCCGGCGGGGCCTCCGACGACGGCGGGACGACGTAG
- a CDS encoding FtsW/RodA/SpoVE family cell cycle protein gives MATIVSYTASPRRLTQALLLLLAVAIGVGAYALVGLGRHHELPENLLVYVIGAAALALVLQSVVMWRAPYADPVILPLVTLLNLLGIAMIESVHSANEIYGIRTSASADRQMLWAILGVLLCAALLVVLRDHRRLRRYTWISAVVGAVLLLMPLLPLIGSSRNGSRIWISVAGYSFQPAELAKIAFAIFFAGYLVSRRDTLALAGPKVLGIHLPRWSDFGPILVAWGFAMAVLVFQTDLGTSLMFFGLFVVMLYVATDRLSWLVIGAVMFLPPAVFAATQMGHVRTRITCWLDPLSSANYGSCEQISQGLFGLANGGITGAGLGEGRPDVVPHAESDFIFASFAEELGMVGAFALLLLYLLLVQRAMRAAVGISDGFGTLLAGGLGFVLALQVFVVVGGVTRVIPLTGLTLPFLAAGGSSLVCNWLIAGILVRLSDAARRPAARQVAGAGAAPRPAQEVPA, from the coding sequence GTGGCGACGATCGTCTCCTATACCGCGAGCCCGCGCCGCCTCACCCAGGCGCTGCTGCTGCTGCTCGCGGTCGCGATCGGCGTGGGCGCCTACGCCCTGGTGGGGCTGGGCCGGCACCACGAGCTGCCCGAGAACCTGCTGGTGTACGTGATCGGCGCGGCCGCGCTCGCGCTGGTGCTGCAGAGCGTGGTGATGTGGCGGGCCCCGTACGCGGACCCGGTGATCCTGCCGCTGGTGACGCTGCTGAACCTGCTGGGCATCGCCATGATCGAGTCCGTGCACTCCGCGAACGAGATCTACGGGATCCGCACCTCGGCGAGCGCGGACCGGCAGATGCTGTGGGCGATCCTGGGCGTGCTGCTGTGCGCCGCGCTGCTGGTGGTGCTGCGCGATCACCGCCGACTGCGCCGCTACACCTGGATCAGCGCGGTGGTGGGCGCGGTGCTGCTGCTGATGCCTCTGCTGCCCCTGATCGGCTCGTCCCGCAACGGCTCGCGGATCTGGATCTCCGTGGCCGGGTACAGCTTCCAGCCCGCGGAGCTGGCGAAGATCGCGTTCGCGATCTTCTTCGCCGGCTACCTCGTCTCCCGCCGCGACACCCTCGCCCTGGCCGGGCCCAAGGTGCTGGGCATCCACCTGCCGCGCTGGTCGGACTTCGGGCCGATCCTGGTGGCGTGGGGCTTCGCGATGGCGGTGCTGGTGTTCCAGACGGACCTGGGCACCTCGCTGATGTTCTTCGGCCTGTTCGTGGTGATGCTGTACGTGGCCACCGACCGGCTGAGCTGGCTGGTGATCGGGGCGGTGATGTTCCTGCCGCCCGCGGTCTTCGCCGCCACCCAGATGGGGCACGTGCGCACCCGCATCACCTGCTGGCTGGATCCGCTCTCGAGCGCGAACTACGGCTCCTGCGAGCAGATCAGCCAGGGCTTGTTCGGCCTCGCCAACGGCGGGATCACCGGGGCGGGCCTGGGCGAGGGGCGCCCGGACGTGGTCCCCCACGCCGAATCGGACTTCATCTTCGCCTCCTTCGCGGAGGAGCTCGGGATGGTGGGCGCCTTCGCCCTGCTGCTGCTCTACCTGCTGCTGGTGCAGCGGGCGATGCGCGCCGCGGTGGGGATCTCCGACGGCTTCGGCACGCTGCTGGCCGGCGGGCTGGGCTTCGTGCTGGCGCTGCAGGTGTTCGTGGTGGTGGGCGGGGTGACCCGGGTGATCCCGCTGACGGGCCTCACCCTCCCCTTCCTCGCCGCGGGCGGCAGCTCGCTGGTGTGCAACTGGCTGATCGCCGGGATCCTGGTGCGTCTCTCCGACGCCGCCCGCCGTCCCGCGGCTCGGCAGGTCGCCGGCGCCGGCGCGGCGCCGCGTCCCGCCCAGGAGGTGCCCGCATGA